A genomic segment from Cygnus atratus isolate AKBS03 ecotype Queensland, Australia chromosome 9, CAtr_DNAZoo_HiC_assembly, whole genome shotgun sequence encodes:
- the SCHIP1 gene encoding schwannomin-interacting protein 1 isoform X7, with protein MFPKAQKNERESIRQKLALGSFFDDGPGLYTSCSKSGKPSLSSRLQSGMNLQICFVNDSGSDKDSDADDSKTETSLDTPLSPMSKQSSSYSDRDTTEEESESLDDMDFLTRQKKLQAEAKMALAMAKPMAKMQVEVEKQNRKKSPVADLLPHMPHISECLMKRSLKPTDLRDMTIGQLQVIVNDLHSQIESLNEELVQLLLIRDELHTEQDAMLVDIEDLTRHAESQQKHMAEKMPAK; from the exons GCGCAGAAGAATGAGCGCGAGTCCATCAGGCAGAAGTTGGCGCTCGGCAGCTTCTTCGACGATGGCCCGGGACTGTACACCAGCTGCAGCAAGAGCGGCAagcccagcctctcctcccg gcTCCAAAGCGGGATGAACCTGCAGATCTGCTTCGTGAACGACAGCGGCAGCGACAAGGACAGCGACGCCGATGACAGCAAGACAGAGACCAGCCTGGACACGCCTTTGTCACCCATG AGCAAGCAGAGCTCTTCCTACTCCGACAGAGACACGACTGAGGAGGAGTCCGAGTCCCTCGATGATATGGATTTTCTCACCAGGCAAAAGAAACTCCAAGCCGAAGCCAAAATGGCCTTGGCTATGGCAAAGCCCATGGCCAAAATGCAGGTGGAGgtggaaaagcagaacaggaagaaaTCTCCGGTAGCCGATCTT CTGCCACATATGCCTCATATAAGCGAATGCCTGATGAAGAGAAGCTTAAAACCCACTGATTTGAGAGACATGACTATCGGGCAGCTACAAGTGATAGTCAATGATCTCCACTCGCAGATAGAAA GCTTGAACGAGGAgctggtgcagctgctgctcatcCGGGACGAGCTGCACACGGAGCAGGACGCGATGCTGGTCGACATCGAGGACCTGACCAG aCATGCCGAGAGCCAGCAGAAGCACATGGCAGAGAAGATGCCGGCAAAGTAA
- the SCHIP1 gene encoding schwannomin-interacting protein 1 isoform X4, whose translation MSGAGDGMADIIGQASARDVEGNYKKAQKNERESIRQKLALGSFFDDGPGLYTSCSKSGKPSLSSRLQSGMNLQICFVNDSGSDKDSDADDSKTETSLDTPLSPMSKQSSSYSDRDTTEEESESLDDMDFLTRQKKLQAEAKMALAMAKPMAKMQVEVEKQNRKKSPVADLLPHMPHISECLMKRSLKPTDLRDMTIGQLQVIVNDLHSQIESLNEELVQLLLIRDELHTEQDAMLVDIEDLTRHAESQQKHMAEKMPAK comes from the exons GCGCAGAAGAATGAGCGCGAGTCCATCAGGCAGAAGTTGGCGCTCGGCAGCTTCTTCGACGATGGCCCGGGACTGTACACCAGCTGCAGCAAGAGCGGCAagcccagcctctcctcccg gcTCCAAAGCGGGATGAACCTGCAGATCTGCTTCGTGAACGACAGCGGCAGCGACAAGGACAGCGACGCCGATGACAGCAAGACAGAGACCAGCCTGGACACGCCTTTGTCACCCATG AGCAAGCAGAGCTCTTCCTACTCCGACAGAGACACGACTGAGGAGGAGTCCGAGTCCCTCGATGATATGGATTTTCTCACCAGGCAAAAGAAACTCCAAGCCGAAGCCAAAATGGCCTTGGCTATGGCAAAGCCCATGGCCAAAATGCAGGTGGAGgtggaaaagcagaacaggaagaaaTCTCCGGTAGCCGATCTT CTGCCACATATGCCTCATATAAGCGAATGCCTGATGAAGAGAAGCTTAAAACCCACTGATTTGAGAGACATGACTATCGGGCAGCTACAAGTGATAGTCAATGATCTCCACTCGCAGATAGAAA GCTTGAACGAGGAgctggtgcagctgctgctcatcCGGGACGAGCTGCACACGGAGCAGGACGCGATGCTGGTCGACATCGAGGACCTGACCAG aCATGCCGAGAGCCAGCAGAAGCACATGGCAGAGAAGATGCCGGCAAAGTAA
- the SCHIP1 gene encoding schwannomin-interacting protein 1 isoform X5 — protein MEWPRCSEEPRQAQKNERESIRQKLALGSFFDDGPGLYTSCSKSGKPSLSSRLQSGMNLQICFVNDSGSDKDSDADDSKTETSLDTPLSPMSKQSSSYSDRDTTEEESESLDDMDFLTRQKKLQAEAKMALAMAKPMAKMQVEVEKQNRKKSPVADLLPHMPHISECLMKRSLKPTDLRDMTIGQLQVIVNDLHSQIESLNEELVQLLLIRDELHTEQDAMLVDIEDLTRHAESQQKHMAEKMPAK, from the exons GCGCAGAAGAATGAGCGCGAGTCCATCAGGCAGAAGTTGGCGCTCGGCAGCTTCTTCGACGATGGCCCGGGACTGTACACCAGCTGCAGCAAGAGCGGCAagcccagcctctcctcccg gcTCCAAAGCGGGATGAACCTGCAGATCTGCTTCGTGAACGACAGCGGCAGCGACAAGGACAGCGACGCCGATGACAGCAAGACAGAGACCAGCCTGGACACGCCTTTGTCACCCATG AGCAAGCAGAGCTCTTCCTACTCCGACAGAGACACGACTGAGGAGGAGTCCGAGTCCCTCGATGATATGGATTTTCTCACCAGGCAAAAGAAACTCCAAGCCGAAGCCAAAATGGCCTTGGCTATGGCAAAGCCCATGGCCAAAATGCAGGTGGAGgtggaaaagcagaacaggaagaaaTCTCCGGTAGCCGATCTT CTGCCACATATGCCTCATATAAGCGAATGCCTGATGAAGAGAAGCTTAAAACCCACTGATTTGAGAGACATGACTATCGGGCAGCTACAAGTGATAGTCAATGATCTCCACTCGCAGATAGAAA GCTTGAACGAGGAgctggtgcagctgctgctcatcCGGGACGAGCTGCACACGGAGCAGGACGCGATGCTGGTCGACATCGAGGACCTGACCAG aCATGCCGAGAGCCAGCAGAAGCACATGGCAGAGAAGATGCCGGCAAAGTAA
- the SCHIP1 gene encoding schwannomin-interacting protein 1 isoform X6 gives MVLQESGPYQAQKNERESIRQKLALGSFFDDGPGLYTSCSKSGKPSLSSRLQSGMNLQICFVNDSGSDKDSDADDSKTETSLDTPLSPMSKQSSSYSDRDTTEEESESLDDMDFLTRQKKLQAEAKMALAMAKPMAKMQVEVEKQNRKKSPVADLLPHMPHISECLMKRSLKPTDLRDMTIGQLQVIVNDLHSQIESLNEELVQLLLIRDELHTEQDAMLVDIEDLTRHAESQQKHMAEKMPAK, from the exons GCGCAGAAGAATGAGCGCGAGTCCATCAGGCAGAAGTTGGCGCTCGGCAGCTTCTTCGACGATGGCCCGGGACTGTACACCAGCTGCAGCAAGAGCGGCAagcccagcctctcctcccg gcTCCAAAGCGGGATGAACCTGCAGATCTGCTTCGTGAACGACAGCGGCAGCGACAAGGACAGCGACGCCGATGACAGCAAGACAGAGACCAGCCTGGACACGCCTTTGTCACCCATG AGCAAGCAGAGCTCTTCCTACTCCGACAGAGACACGACTGAGGAGGAGTCCGAGTCCCTCGATGATATGGATTTTCTCACCAGGCAAAAGAAACTCCAAGCCGAAGCCAAAATGGCCTTGGCTATGGCAAAGCCCATGGCCAAAATGCAGGTGGAGgtggaaaagcagaacaggaagaaaTCTCCGGTAGCCGATCTT CTGCCACATATGCCTCATATAAGCGAATGCCTGATGAAGAGAAGCTTAAAACCCACTGATTTGAGAGACATGACTATCGGGCAGCTACAAGTGATAGTCAATGATCTCCACTCGCAGATAGAAA GCTTGAACGAGGAgctggtgcagctgctgctcatcCGGGACGAGCTGCACACGGAGCAGGACGCGATGCTGGTCGACATCGAGGACCTGACCAG aCATGCCGAGAGCCAGCAGAAGCACATGGCAGAGAAGATGCCGGCAAAGTAA